One Electrophorus electricus isolate fEleEle1 chromosome 10, fEleEle1.pri, whole genome shotgun sequence genomic region harbors:
- the abcd4 gene encoding ATP-binding cassette sub-family D member 4 isoform X1 — protein MRPLENSALKRPKLDWTFLQRLYKILKILFPDWCSQNVLMFGTLLGVTLLVQMVIYQVGLIPSQFYGVLSEKNHNKFQELIVFAVLLILLNSALKSVEQYICSLLYVSWRTSLTEDLHRDYFWGRVYYTVNVLRKDIDNPDQRISQDTERLCKQLSTITSRIIISPFTVSYYTYQCYNSTGWIGLLSIFGYFVLGTIVNKILMGPIVSTLIEQEKLEGDFRFKHMQIRMNAESVAFYRAGKVEHMRTDWRLHNLLHTQKNLMNRELWLYMGVNIFDYLGSILSYIVIAIPIFVGVYDGMTPGELSALVSKNAFVCIYLINCFTQLIDLSTTISDIAGYTHRIGELREVMNDIGRKQCDYDLILRDTSDFDSHRDMGSSDTAFVLDGLSFKSPVSNELLVKDLSLRIYQGTHLLLVGNTGTGKTSLLRVLNHLWEPSGGSFEMTTCFGPRGVLFLPQKPYLTDGSLREQVIYPLKDIYPAAGSVDDERILQYLELAGVSSLLKRTGGLDEKVNWNWYDVLSPGEMQRLCFARLFYLQPKYAVLDEVSSALSEEAEDQLYRACKQLGMTLISLGHRSTLHKYHDVMLQLCGDGRWELTKLKMD, from the exons ATGCGGCCGCTGGAAAATTCCGCTCTGAAAAG ACCAAAGTTGGACTGGACGTTTCTGCAAAGACTCTACAAAATTCTCAAAATTCTTTTCCCAGATTGGTGCAGTCAGAATGTGCTAATGTTTGGAACCCTCCTTGGAGTCACTCTtttag TTCAGATGGTGATCTATCAAGTGGGGCTTATTCCAAGCCAGTTCTATGGTGTCCTGTCTGAGAAGAATCATAACAAGTTTCAAGAACTTATAGTGTTTGCTGTTCTGCTCATTCTGCTCAACTCTGCT cTAAAAAGTGTGGAGCAGTATATCTGCAGTCTCCTGTATGTGAGCTGGAGGACATCTCTAACAGAGGACCTTCATAGAGACTATTTCTGGGGACGGGTCTACTATACTGTCAATGTGCTCCGGAAGGACATAGATAATCC AGACCAGCGGATCAGTCAGGatacagagagactgtgtaAGCAGTTGAGCACAATCACAAGTAGGATCATCATATCTCCCTTCACTGTCTCCTACTACACCTACCAGTGCTATAACAG CACGGGTTGGATTGGACTCCTCAGTATCTTTGGCTACTTTGTACTTGGCACCATTGTCAACAAGATCCTGATGGGGCCCATTGTGTCAACTCTCATTGAACAAGAAAAGCTGGAAGGAGACTTCAG ATTCAAGCACATGCAGATTCGCATGAATGCAGAATCAGTAGCCTTCTACAG AGCAGGAAAGGTGGAACACATGCGGACAGATTGGAGACTGCACAACCTCTTACACACTCAGAAGAATCTGATGAACAGAGAGCTCTGGCTCTATA TGGGAGTGAACATTTTCGACTATCTGGGAAGCATCCTCAGCTATATTGTCATAGCCATCCCCATCTTTGTGGGCGTGTATGACGGGATGACCCCAGGCGAGCTCAGTGCTCTAGTCAGCAAG AATGCCTTTGTCTGCATATACCTGATTAACTGTTTCACCCAACTCATAGACCTCTCCACCACCATCTCAGATAttgcaggatacacacacag GATTGGAGAACTAAGGGAAGTGATGAATGATATTGGCAGGAAACAGTGTGATTATGACCTTATACTGAGGGATACAAGTGATTTTGACAG CCACAGGGATATGGGGAGCAGTGACACTGCCTTTGTGCTGGATGGACTGTCCTTTAAGTCTCCAGTCTCAAATGAGCTGCTGGTCAAAGACCTGAGCCTCAGGATCTACCAGGGTACCCACCTGCTTCTGGTGGGCAACACCGGCACGGGGAAGACCTCACTCCTCAGGGTCCTCAACCACCTGTGGGAACCTTCAGGCG GTTCTTTTGAGATGACCACGTGTTTCGGGCCGAGAGGCGTCCTCTTCCTACCCCAGAAGCCTTATCTAACTGATGGTTCCCTCCGTGAACAG GTGATCTACCCTTTGAAGGACATATATCCAGCAGCAG GCTCTGTTGATGATGAGAGAATTCTGCAATACCTGGAACTGGCTGGCGTG TCCAGTCTGCTAAAGAGAACAGGCGGGCTGGATGAGAAAGTGAACTGGAACTG GTATGATGTTTTATCACCAGGAGAGATGCAGAGACTATGTTTTGCTAGGTTGTTCTACTTACAACCAAAATATGCAG TGTTAGATGAAGTGAGCAGTGCTCTGAGTGAGGAAGCAGAGGACCAGCTGTACAGGGCATGTAAGCAGCTGGGCATGACCCTGATCAGCCTGGGCCATCGCAGCACTCTACACAAG tatCATGATGTCATGCTTCAACTGTGTGGAGATGGTCGTTGGGAACTCACCAAGTTAAAAATGGACTGA
- the abcd4 gene encoding ATP-binding cassette sub-family D member 4 isoform X2: MFGTLLGVTLLVQMVIYQVGLIPSQFYGVLSEKNHNKFQELIVFAVLLILLNSALKSVEQYICSLLYVSWRTSLTEDLHRDYFWGRVYYTVNVLRKDIDNPDQRISQDTERLCKQLSTITSRIIISPFTVSYYTYQCYNSTGWIGLLSIFGYFVLGTIVNKILMGPIVSTLIEQEKLEGDFRFKHMQIRMNAESVAFYRAGKVEHMRTDWRLHNLLHTQKNLMNRELWLYMGVNIFDYLGSILSYIVIAIPIFVGVYDGMTPGELSALVSKNAFVCIYLINCFTQLIDLSTTISDIAGYTHRIGELREVMNDIGRKQCDYDLILRDTSDFDSHRDMGSSDTAFVLDGLSFKSPVSNELLVKDLSLRIYQGTHLLLVGNTGTGKTSLLRVLNHLWEPSGGSFEMTTCFGPRGVLFLPQKPYLTDGSLREQVIYPLKDIYPAAGSVDDERILQYLELAGVSSLLKRTGGLDEKVNWNWYDVLSPGEMQRLCFARLFYLQPKYAVLDEVSSALSEEAEDQLYRACKQLGMTLISLGHRSTLHKYHDVMLQLCGDGRWELTKLKMD; encoded by the exons ATGTTTGGAACCCTCCTTGGAGTCACTCTtttag TTCAGATGGTGATCTATCAAGTGGGGCTTATTCCAAGCCAGTTCTATGGTGTCCTGTCTGAGAAGAATCATAACAAGTTTCAAGAACTTATAGTGTTTGCTGTTCTGCTCATTCTGCTCAACTCTGCT cTAAAAAGTGTGGAGCAGTATATCTGCAGTCTCCTGTATGTGAGCTGGAGGACATCTCTAACAGAGGACCTTCATAGAGACTATTTCTGGGGACGGGTCTACTATACTGTCAATGTGCTCCGGAAGGACATAGATAATCC AGACCAGCGGATCAGTCAGGatacagagagactgtgtaAGCAGTTGAGCACAATCACAAGTAGGATCATCATATCTCCCTTCACTGTCTCCTACTACACCTACCAGTGCTATAACAG CACGGGTTGGATTGGACTCCTCAGTATCTTTGGCTACTTTGTACTTGGCACCATTGTCAACAAGATCCTGATGGGGCCCATTGTGTCAACTCTCATTGAACAAGAAAAGCTGGAAGGAGACTTCAG ATTCAAGCACATGCAGATTCGCATGAATGCAGAATCAGTAGCCTTCTACAG AGCAGGAAAGGTGGAACACATGCGGACAGATTGGAGACTGCACAACCTCTTACACACTCAGAAGAATCTGATGAACAGAGAGCTCTGGCTCTATA TGGGAGTGAACATTTTCGACTATCTGGGAAGCATCCTCAGCTATATTGTCATAGCCATCCCCATCTTTGTGGGCGTGTATGACGGGATGACCCCAGGCGAGCTCAGTGCTCTAGTCAGCAAG AATGCCTTTGTCTGCATATACCTGATTAACTGTTTCACCCAACTCATAGACCTCTCCACCACCATCTCAGATAttgcaggatacacacacag GATTGGAGAACTAAGGGAAGTGATGAATGATATTGGCAGGAAACAGTGTGATTATGACCTTATACTGAGGGATACAAGTGATTTTGACAG CCACAGGGATATGGGGAGCAGTGACACTGCCTTTGTGCTGGATGGACTGTCCTTTAAGTCTCCAGTCTCAAATGAGCTGCTGGTCAAAGACCTGAGCCTCAGGATCTACCAGGGTACCCACCTGCTTCTGGTGGGCAACACCGGCACGGGGAAGACCTCACTCCTCAGGGTCCTCAACCACCTGTGGGAACCTTCAGGCG GTTCTTTTGAGATGACCACGTGTTTCGGGCCGAGAGGCGTCCTCTTCCTACCCCAGAAGCCTTATCTAACTGATGGTTCCCTCCGTGAACAG GTGATCTACCCTTTGAAGGACATATATCCAGCAGCAG GCTCTGTTGATGATGAGAGAATTCTGCAATACCTGGAACTGGCTGGCGTG TCCAGTCTGCTAAAGAGAACAGGCGGGCTGGATGAGAAAGTGAACTGGAACTG GTATGATGTTTTATCACCAGGAGAGATGCAGAGACTATGTTTTGCTAGGTTGTTCTACTTACAACCAAAATATGCAG TGTTAGATGAAGTGAGCAGTGCTCTGAGTGAGGAAGCAGAGGACCAGCTGTACAGGGCATGTAAGCAGCTGGGCATGACCCTGATCAGCCTGGGCCATCGCAGCACTCTACACAAG tatCATGATGTCATGCTTCAACTGTGTGGAGATGGTCGTTGGGAACTCACCAAGTTAAAAATGGACTGA
- the abcd4 gene encoding ATP-binding cassette sub-family D member 4 isoform X3 — protein MVIYQVGLIPSQFYGVLSEKNHNKFQELIVFAVLLILLNSALKSVEQYICSLLYVSWRTSLTEDLHRDYFWGRVYYTVNVLRKDIDNPDQRISQDTERLCKQLSTITSRIIISPFTVSYYTYQCYNSTGWIGLLSIFGYFVLGTIVNKILMGPIVSTLIEQEKLEGDFRFKHMQIRMNAESVAFYRAGKVEHMRTDWRLHNLLHTQKNLMNRELWLYMGVNIFDYLGSILSYIVIAIPIFVGVYDGMTPGELSALVSKNAFVCIYLINCFTQLIDLSTTISDIAGYTHRIGELREVMNDIGRKQCDYDLILRDTSDFDSHRDMGSSDTAFVLDGLSFKSPVSNELLVKDLSLRIYQGTHLLLVGNTGTGKTSLLRVLNHLWEPSGGSFEMTTCFGPRGVLFLPQKPYLTDGSLREQVIYPLKDIYPAAGSVDDERILQYLELAGVSSLLKRTGGLDEKVNWNWYDVLSPGEMQRLCFARLFYLQPKYAVLDEVSSALSEEAEDQLYRACKQLGMTLISLGHRSTLHKYHDVMLQLCGDGRWELTKLKMD, from the exons ATGGTGATCTATCAAGTGGGGCTTATTCCAAGCCAGTTCTATGGTGTCCTGTCTGAGAAGAATCATAACAAGTTTCAAGAACTTATAGTGTTTGCTGTTCTGCTCATTCTGCTCAACTCTGCT cTAAAAAGTGTGGAGCAGTATATCTGCAGTCTCCTGTATGTGAGCTGGAGGACATCTCTAACAGAGGACCTTCATAGAGACTATTTCTGGGGACGGGTCTACTATACTGTCAATGTGCTCCGGAAGGACATAGATAATCC AGACCAGCGGATCAGTCAGGatacagagagactgtgtaAGCAGTTGAGCACAATCACAAGTAGGATCATCATATCTCCCTTCACTGTCTCCTACTACACCTACCAGTGCTATAACAG CACGGGTTGGATTGGACTCCTCAGTATCTTTGGCTACTTTGTACTTGGCACCATTGTCAACAAGATCCTGATGGGGCCCATTGTGTCAACTCTCATTGAACAAGAAAAGCTGGAAGGAGACTTCAG ATTCAAGCACATGCAGATTCGCATGAATGCAGAATCAGTAGCCTTCTACAG AGCAGGAAAGGTGGAACACATGCGGACAGATTGGAGACTGCACAACCTCTTACACACTCAGAAGAATCTGATGAACAGAGAGCTCTGGCTCTATA TGGGAGTGAACATTTTCGACTATCTGGGAAGCATCCTCAGCTATATTGTCATAGCCATCCCCATCTTTGTGGGCGTGTATGACGGGATGACCCCAGGCGAGCTCAGTGCTCTAGTCAGCAAG AATGCCTTTGTCTGCATATACCTGATTAACTGTTTCACCCAACTCATAGACCTCTCCACCACCATCTCAGATAttgcaggatacacacacag GATTGGAGAACTAAGGGAAGTGATGAATGATATTGGCAGGAAACAGTGTGATTATGACCTTATACTGAGGGATACAAGTGATTTTGACAG CCACAGGGATATGGGGAGCAGTGACACTGCCTTTGTGCTGGATGGACTGTCCTTTAAGTCTCCAGTCTCAAATGAGCTGCTGGTCAAAGACCTGAGCCTCAGGATCTACCAGGGTACCCACCTGCTTCTGGTGGGCAACACCGGCACGGGGAAGACCTCACTCCTCAGGGTCCTCAACCACCTGTGGGAACCTTCAGGCG GTTCTTTTGAGATGACCACGTGTTTCGGGCCGAGAGGCGTCCTCTTCCTACCCCAGAAGCCTTATCTAACTGATGGTTCCCTCCGTGAACAG GTGATCTACCCTTTGAAGGACATATATCCAGCAGCAG GCTCTGTTGATGATGAGAGAATTCTGCAATACCTGGAACTGGCTGGCGTG TCCAGTCTGCTAAAGAGAACAGGCGGGCTGGATGAGAAAGTGAACTGGAACTG GTATGATGTTTTATCACCAGGAGAGATGCAGAGACTATGTTTTGCTAGGTTGTTCTACTTACAACCAAAATATGCAG TGTTAGATGAAGTGAGCAGTGCTCTGAGTGAGGAAGCAGAGGACCAGCTGTACAGGGCATGTAAGCAGCTGGGCATGACCCTGATCAGCCTGGGCCATCGCAGCACTCTACACAAG tatCATGATGTCATGCTTCAACTGTGTGGAGATGGTCGTTGGGAACTCACCAAGTTAAAAATGGACTGA
- the abcd4 gene encoding ATP-binding cassette sub-family D member 4 isoform X4 — translation MGPIVSTLIEQEKLEGDFRFKHMQIRMNAESVAFYRAGKVEHMRTDWRLHNLLHTQKNLMNRELWLYMGVNIFDYLGSILSYIVIAIPIFVGVYDGMTPGELSALVSKNAFVCIYLINCFTQLIDLSTTISDIAGYTHRIGELREVMNDIGRKQCDYDLILRDTSDFDSHRDMGSSDTAFVLDGLSFKSPVSNELLVKDLSLRIYQGTHLLLVGNTGTGKTSLLRVLNHLWEPSGGSFEMTTCFGPRGVLFLPQKPYLTDGSLREQVIYPLKDIYPAAGSVDDERILQYLELAGVSSLLKRTGGLDEKVNWNWYDVLSPGEMQRLCFARLFYLQPKYAVLDEVSSALSEEAEDQLYRACKQLGMTLISLGHRSTLHKYHDVMLQLCGDGRWELTKLKMD, via the exons ATGGGGCCCATTGTGTCAACTCTCATTGAACAAGAAAAGCTGGAAGGAGACTTCAG ATTCAAGCACATGCAGATTCGCATGAATGCAGAATCAGTAGCCTTCTACAG AGCAGGAAAGGTGGAACACATGCGGACAGATTGGAGACTGCACAACCTCTTACACACTCAGAAGAATCTGATGAACAGAGAGCTCTGGCTCTATA TGGGAGTGAACATTTTCGACTATCTGGGAAGCATCCTCAGCTATATTGTCATAGCCATCCCCATCTTTGTGGGCGTGTATGACGGGATGACCCCAGGCGAGCTCAGTGCTCTAGTCAGCAAG AATGCCTTTGTCTGCATATACCTGATTAACTGTTTCACCCAACTCATAGACCTCTCCACCACCATCTCAGATAttgcaggatacacacacag GATTGGAGAACTAAGGGAAGTGATGAATGATATTGGCAGGAAACAGTGTGATTATGACCTTATACTGAGGGATACAAGTGATTTTGACAG CCACAGGGATATGGGGAGCAGTGACACTGCCTTTGTGCTGGATGGACTGTCCTTTAAGTCTCCAGTCTCAAATGAGCTGCTGGTCAAAGACCTGAGCCTCAGGATCTACCAGGGTACCCACCTGCTTCTGGTGGGCAACACCGGCACGGGGAAGACCTCACTCCTCAGGGTCCTCAACCACCTGTGGGAACCTTCAGGCG GTTCTTTTGAGATGACCACGTGTTTCGGGCCGAGAGGCGTCCTCTTCCTACCCCAGAAGCCTTATCTAACTGATGGTTCCCTCCGTGAACAG GTGATCTACCCTTTGAAGGACATATATCCAGCAGCAG GCTCTGTTGATGATGAGAGAATTCTGCAATACCTGGAACTGGCTGGCGTG TCCAGTCTGCTAAAGAGAACAGGCGGGCTGGATGAGAAAGTGAACTGGAACTG GTATGATGTTTTATCACCAGGAGAGATGCAGAGACTATGTTTTGCTAGGTTGTTCTACTTACAACCAAAATATGCAG TGTTAGATGAAGTGAGCAGTGCTCTGAGTGAGGAAGCAGAGGACCAGCTGTACAGGGCATGTAAGCAGCTGGGCATGACCCTGATCAGCCTGGGCCATCGCAGCACTCTACACAAG tatCATGATGTCATGCTTCAACTGTGTGGAGATGGTCGTTGGGAACTCACCAAGTTAAAAATGGACTGA